atcctTATGGGACCagtgacgaggggttacctccggcatttccgtttagcccctaCCCAATGCGCCGGCAACAttcttaggattttgggttgcgtggacgctttaaacgagaagatgggtttaagactgacccaccatgatgtaaactggtgctataaccttcagaaattgaaaggaaaaacctactacatgaggtcgagggaTGATAggttcggttgatccagtgcctctctgattccaacaagggactgaataaggatttccttatcgtctctggggagtggcatgatggcgatccatgccctgtagtagaaggagaaccaggtggggtattagGAATGGAAGAGGGATAACCATTTAAACCATTCTAACCTAACGTCTTTCGATAACTAACCATGCGTatatgtttgttgcttttgtagATGAACGCGCCTATACacggcattttcatttagtcaatcgggcagacttggagaccgttttacaagcggcagtttttgtgaatgacagtgatggccaagtccgtgcagctcacaaaatactagggtaccctccggTTCAGAAGTCATTCGGGGACGCGAAGCACGTAATCAGTAcccgccgtccttggcttccaaaaattaccgtggtagagaagggatttttaatctcgcaggagccagctgtccccaaGAACATCCCCCTGGTGGGCCCCTCTTCGTCTCATCAagcagcagaggacgaaggtgaGCCAGATCAGCCGAAGGAAGGGTTCGGGGTTTTTGACTTAGTCTACCAATCCGAGGACCCCCCTggtgacctaggtgacccagccttgtccgaggcggaattgtcattaataggcacctcttctcaagccgagatgggagtcaagagaatacctttaaccccccttctccaactcctcgaggaccaaccagggaaggatacccaggaggcaccacaacccaatgctcctcctccaccacctcggccccttacaatccaaaccaggtcatcctccaccaagtcccaACCACAATCCACCCGCCCCGAACCTCCCAcctcctcccaaccagctcggtctcctcgacctgaaggtgctgatttcaagagaaagaggagccccaagggcaaggacatcgtggacgagggaaaatcccaacctcctaaggagaaggatgagactccgcgcacaaaacaactgaagatcgGACCCCAAGGCAAGGGCAAAGGACCCGCAGTTTAAACctctcaaggcaagggaaaaggaattgattcccaatccctaccgagcgcctggcttcctgccccaatgcttcacgggagtccattactggaaactgcctctctgagggaccttggagacggcgagggtggATACGTGGCggatgcattagggagaaccatgctactccctaatgacatggatgagctgaagagaatgaggatgcaggaggtttttctcagtactaagagatacttgggcatggtaagatttcttgaaacctaacactTTACTAATTCTTGTCACCGGTTTGTCACTCACTACacgttcatctttcttgacaggctctccaggcaacctataggatggaggaagaagtgcatgacaggagtaaggtggccgagaacgaacgcaagaagcgcataacggcctcaaagactctcgaagcttctgaaaaggaacttgccaaagtcaaggatGACTTAACAATGACTACCCGCaagagggataacgtctcggcgagccttgctagtgcccaaaaacaggccaaggaccaaaccaagcgcgcaattgaagccgaggaccagctgCGAATAGCCAGAGATctgatcgaggatttaaataagcagctggcCGCGGCTTTGCATGAGaaaggagtggcagaatatgcccgcgatgaagccgtaagggcaaagcaggaggccgagtttgccaggaatgaggcagaggctgccaagaatacggccgaggaCGATGGTTACAACGTGGGAGTAGCCGAAACCCAggccacccttaaggcgcagattcctggagtgtgtaggttttattgctcccaggtttaGGAGGAAGCATtaaagcgagctggggtggatgcgTCATCTGATTTAtggaaggcggagagcatattctaCCCGGGGCCATCCGCGAGGCCACTTCGACCAGCCCCGCGGCTACGCGTGATCAACCCGAGGAAGAGATCACCCCGTCGGAAGACTTGCAGGCCAGCGGTTCTTctagcaaggcgcccaaagaaggagaacttcaggatgtgacAGTGATATCCCAGCACACGGATTctgaggcacctaaagaggttgctgagcccgtggttggcattcaggtgCCTAATACAAAGGAGCCAACCATACTTGCACAGCCGCCACAGGCCACCCCCCTTGCTGTGGTTCCTTAGAGTACCCGTGCTggccctgttcagccttccccagaagggaccatCCTTCCAGGCATCGAAGCTGAATCTGCTCCCTCCTCTCGGGACGTGACcgacaaaaaagcagaaaagtaggAGTCTTGGCTTGGCTTTTGTACTCGTTTCTATTTGAACGATCAActtgtttcttcttatttcaCAAACTTCCtagtttattgatgatttgcAAGCATTTGAACACGTATATATGAAATcgtgtttttcctttttccttctggttACATCGTTAGCCGCCCTTGTGGATACGTACTATTTGTTTATGAGTTCTGCGCTGattcattttaacatgtacgaatatttatgcatgcaatacatttatcatcatgCTCCCCAAACCCTAATTTATTTGCACCCACAGAGGCTTTAGACTCATTTCTGACCTTCGTTTTACGAAGATATAGGCACCATTTTCGACATCACGCATAGTAGCTAAGTCTTGCTAATCGCAATTTCTTcatccgagtagttggtttccccataggcttgagtccgaggaccatgcaatgccttggttctgtccaaaacctagttttccacatccaggtagttggtttccccagaggcttgagtccgaggactatgcaatgccttggttctgtccaaaacctagttttcctcgtccaggtagttggtttccctagaggcttgagtccgaggacgatacaatgccttggttctgtccaaaacctacttttccacatccaggtagttggtttccccagaggcttgagtccgtggaccatgcaatgccttggttctgtccaaaacctagttttccacatccaggtagttggtttccccagaggcttgagtccgtggaacCATGCaatccttggttctgtccaaaacctagttttccacatcccaGGTAGTtggaggcttgagtccgtggaccatgcaatgccttggttctgtccctagttttcctcatccaagtagttggtttccccataggcttgagtccgaggactatgcaatgccctagttctgtccaaaactttgttttcctcatccaggtagttggtttccccataggcttgagtccgaggactatgcaatgccttggttctgtccaaaacctagttttcctcatccaggtagttggttttagGCTTGAGTCCCATGCAAGGCTTCCCAGAGTTGAgtcgtggaccatgcaatgcttggttctgttctgtccaaaacctagttttcctcatccaggtagttggtttcccccaGAGGCttggtccgtggaccatgcaatgcttggttctgtccaaaacctagttttccacatccaggtagttggttttcccatgcaaggcttgagtccgaggacatgcaatgccttggttttgtccaaaacctagttttccacatccaggtagttggtttccctagaagCTTGAGttcgtggaccatgcaatgccttggttctgtccaaaacctagttttcctcatccaggtagttggtttccccagaggcttgagtccgtggaccatgcaatgccttggttctgtccaaaacctagttttccacatctaggtagttggtttccccagaggcttgagtccatggaccatgcaataccttggttctgtccaaaaccctagttttccacattccaggtagttggtttccccagaggcttgagtccgtggaccatgcaatgccttggttctgtccaaaactagttttcctcatccaggtagtggttttccccagaggcttgagtctgtggaccatgcaatgcttgattctgtccaaaacctagtttttccacatccaggtagttggtttccccagaggcttgagtccgtggaccatgcaatgccttggttctgtccaaaacctagttttccacatccaggtagttggtttcccagaGGCTGAgtcgtggaccatgcaatgccttggttctgtccaaaacctagttttcctcatccaggtagttggtttccccagaggcttgagtccgtggaccatgcaatgccttggttctgtccaaaacctagttttctctttgtttgggatcgtggctttaggggagttagctcctcagccaagcccctagagtttatccatacgattaacgctaccgagtgcctagtttgctctttacgggggaccttgggtttaagggagttagctcctcaaccaagcccctagtcaagaaacgtagtccttagcagaactttatactagaactctataaccaacggttagaaataacgaagaaactctatcgacccacttcctgtaccaacacacaagcctttcccatagacggcgccaattgtaaggacacgattcgtggcggaccgtaacggtgccgggttcgcacgtaaaaaggcccaaacaatatcatttgtagagcgtgagtttggaaggctaggccttgatcgacaggcggtgggtttttcgtggtgttcatataaggttaagttttccttcacccctggagtctttctcctggaggtgggctgggaggctctggtttttggccatttttcccaaccccccctgttggtgcaccttcctttttattatatagtccgtctcggttgatcctgaccctccacttgtaggtcaggcaggagcttatttctgtatccatcccatcagccgtcccgtctaactttctattagttgcatggatcgaagtttacaccgtccaaacgtcttttctcatttatcagctctgggtattggcaggtgcattcactgaagaggggacgcattttccttggtccaatttcacaccctgcttccctatgggccccattccgttcacatccccttgagggggctgtttggggattgcctacaccatggtgctggtcttcccattgaagctctgtAATGCCGaagacagggtaagttctcagccgttccccttgctacctcggccactgatcattcgtcttcggcaagatacctcctcggcacgggccctgggcccagatagagtttgggccggattgcagacctctcggacccacaaaaagccttgttagaaatgaaaaagaaaaatactaaaaataccacaaaatgttcacaataaatgtgattatgattgtaattgatgaatttcaataacttaatttatttgggtttgaattacttttttatgtaattgatgATATGTCAGttaaatctataataaaatttgtggtatCTTTAGcatcactcttaaaaaaaagtaccaattatttaaaaaatgttatatttttataaaattttggaccTTTTACTAAGGGAGATGGAGCCTTTTTTTAGtagggaaattttttatttgttgtggaGCCTTAGGCCTAAGCCTAAGTTGTCTAGGCCTTGAACCGGCACTGATTCTAATCCACTTCAGTACGactaaatttaagtgaaagttCTTCTAAACATAAAGTGTATGGATGTACAAATGTAATCTTTATGTTaattattcatttgttttaatgtcattacttttaaatgaatttacATGAAGTTGattatttattgataaaaatttaaTGGTGTGAATAATTGAggagaaattagtaaaaacacGAGTCCCAAGATTCGTGAAATACGGGAATTATTAGTAATTATAAGGATTTGTtcaaactttatttatttatttatttattataattaggATTTGTTCAAACTTGGAACGTCCAAAGTTGGAAAGTTCGGAAGAAACTTCGCACTTGAAAGGACCGTATGTACGTATATGTGGTCTTCTCTTATCATTTTTACGTGGAACTTATCATATGCGTTAGAGCacattttgtttcattttttttctgtGCCATTTTTTAAGGTCTCTGATAAAGGGTCATCTGAAAAGCCTGGGAATAGAGTTAGTGTTCGTACGTAGTAAGAATGGAGGACGCAGATGTGTCTAAGCAGATTCAGCAGATGGTGATGTTCATCCGTCAAGAGGCCGAGGAGAAAGCTAACGAGATCTCTGTCTCTGCCGAGGAGGTCTGTTCTAAACAATGATCGTTTAGAAACATTGTGACTTATATCTTTTAGCAAATACATTAGTTTTgcttgttgaaaaaaaaaattacacgaCTGactttgttattattgttgttgtatcTAATAGTGTTCTGTCATTTAACATTTACATGcacctttaaattttttatatttaatctgaatcacaaaataaaatgaagaaattgagAGGATTCTAATTCATTTGAATGAATCTTCGCTTCTTTCTAATAAACAACAGATCGTTTAATGGCAGTATGTTTAAGAGTATGTGTGTCCCCTATAATGGTTTTAGATTAGAGGGAGCCCTTGCCTTATATGTTACCAACAGTTCCAATACACATGCATAGGGAGTAAAAACCTGCCCTGTCATTCTGTTAATGTAACTATGTAAGACACAATGGACttgtaaatatttattatttaagcgTTGTCTATACTCCAAACAACCTCAATTTACTCTTAACAGAAGTATGGCTTTGGTTTTGGTATGGTATGGTATGAGGCAGAAGATATTGGATTCATTTAAATGTGTATTTCTAAGCTATATATAATACAGTTATTgatacattttcttcttctgttcaGGAGTTTAACATTGAGAAATTACAACTGGTTGAagctgaaaagaaaaagattagaCAAGAGTATGAGCGGAAGTCGAAGCAGGTTGAGATCCGTAAGAAAATGTGAGTTTTCATTTCATACATCTCTTCCCAAGCTTTATCAGCAATGCAGCATcggttttgttgttttgtggaTGTGGCTCTCAattctattttagtttttgttatcTGAAAGGTTTGTGCCTTAGCATATTAACTGCTTTAATACTTAGTGCTTGGCACTGGACAAAACTTCTGTTCATGATCTTATTATGCAACTGCACATTTGAACACAGATGATACTCTTCTTCTCTTGCTTGTATATGTTATATTTTCTGATTAGTGATCCTTTAGTTTTTGAAAAGAACAGATATTGTACACCAAGTATAACAGATAAAAaccatataaattataattcttAACGGTTTTCTTTCCTATATTTCTCTGTATTTTCCCTTTGAAAttcatacaaaaaataatttctgtgCAGTGAATACTCAATGCAGCTGAATGCATCACGAATAAAATTTCTTCAAGCACAAGATGATGTGGTGAATTCCATGAAAGAATCTGCTTGCAAGGAAATTCTGAGTGTTTCCCAGGACAAGAGCACATACAAGAAGCTTCTTAAAGACTTGATTATTCAGGTAATCACTATACATTGAGTTATCTGAATCTCTTTCCAATTTGCTCATTTAGGCCACAATTGCATTGGTGAAACATAATTCTGGCATTTGTTCAATTCCTGATGACCTATATATCAGAAAGACCCTTGCATCTGTTTCTTTTCAAATCGCTTTGCTTGCCTCAAATTTGGAGCTATGTGCATTCCAGCTGTTAGCTTATGCCTTGTGCAAAACATAGGTGATGATTAACTTGCATGGTCTAACTTTCATATGATTAAGTTTTCTTGGTCTAATATATAAATCAGAATTGGCTTTCTCAGACGTATCATCTTAGACTCTTAGTTATTGTAATAAGATAAACTTAGATTTCAAGAGCATGATTTGCATCAAATCTCTTGTTTTTAAGTTTGAATTTCAACTACAGATTCAATTTGGAATTAACATGATAGATATCACTCTTCTTATTATATGTAATATATCACATTTACTTGTTTTACAAGCTAGCTGTCCTCTTTGAAAATTCCCAGTTTAATTGATTtcttaataatagttttttgcCTATATACAGTGCATTGACTGGAAACTTCTTCTTGTGATATCTAGAGCTTACTAAGGCTGCAGGAGCCAACAGTATTGCTGAGATGCAGAGAGGTTGACCGTAGGCTTGTTGAGTCTGTTTTGGATGAAGCAAAACGAGAGTATGCCGACAAAGCCAAAGTACATGCCCCTAAAGTTACCGTTGACAAAGTGTTCCTCCCACCACCTCCAAGTACAGCTGATTCCCATGAAACCTCTTGGTAATGTTTAACTGCAGAACATATCCAAGCAGACAattttattgctatttgttCAAAAATACAATCTTATTGCTAGAGACCATGCTTTTACTGATACAACTACTGACCCTTATTTTGGTTAATTGCTGAATAGCTCGGGTGGAGTGGTCTTGGCTTCACAAGATGGGAAGATAGTCTGTGAGAACACCCTTGATGCACGGTTGGATGTTATTTTCAAACAGAAACTGCCTGAGGTGTGTATTTAGAGATCAACTTGAATAATCTTTGTCCTTTGTCCTAACCACTAGTAGCCTAATTTTTTGAGTAATGCTAGAAgcaattttttcacaatttttttcataatttgctAAGATGGCAACTTGTGATTAGAGCATTTCATATAGACCCAATATTGACACTACTTTATTATGCTAGcttaaaaatttgttaaaattttttatcactagacttattgtaatttttcatGCCATTGTCCAATGACTTCTCTCATGATATCAACCCAAA
The DNA window shown above is from Quercus lobata isolate SW786 chromosome 7, ValleyOak3.0 Primary Assembly, whole genome shotgun sequence and carries:
- the LOC115954056 gene encoding V-type proton ATPase subunit E2-like, which produces MEDADVSKQIQQMVMFIRQEAEEKANEISVSAEEEFNIEKLQLVEAEKKKIRQEYERKSKQVEIRKKIEYSMQLNASRIKFLQAQDDVVNSMKESACKEILSVSQDKSTYKKLLKDLIIQSLLRLQEPTVLLRCREVDRRLVESVLDEAKREYADKAKVHAPKVTVDKVFLPPPPSTADSHETSCSGGVVLASQDGKIVCENTLDARLDVIFKQKLPEIRKRLLG